A window from Branchiostoma floridae strain S238N-H82 chromosome 16, Bfl_VNyyK, whole genome shotgun sequence encodes these proteins:
- the LOC118403055 gene encoding zinc finger protein 260-like, with product MATAGHGSPTEVEQDRHDGSLIGVSHIDFDHTSNNAEDQTADRKVNLSSAASKHSGEKPYKCDRSDFSTATKSHLDDLSTQIGDKPYKCGECGYRTAQMSDLSRHMRTHTGDKPYKCDQCDYSAVHKSNVDNHIAAKHSGEKPYMCGECGYRTALKSTLLQHIRIHTGEKPYKCYQCDHSASRKSSLDMHIAAKHTREKPYKCDRCDYSSTQKTHLRYHIAAKHGGENPYMCGECGYRTAQKCHLSEHMRTHTSEKNYKCDLCDYSAAQRSALVTHTQRHHTDEKPFKCEECGFRTTHKSKLSIHMRTHTGEKPYKCDQCDYSAAVKSHLDQHRTKHTGEKPYKCDQCDYSAAQKVLLDNHTAAKHTGEKPYMCGECGFRTTTKSKLSIHLLTHTGEKPYKCDKCDYSATRKSTLDQHRTKHTGDKPYMCGECGYRSAQKSTLSQHMRTHTGEKPYKCDQCDYSAARKSTLDEHRATTHTDEKPYMCEKCGYKTARKSDLSKHMTRKHNILGLVRNRWIDNFDQLQDLFEVPWAVMFFLRSVRGKIRQTMWGHGLGRHSKEEQEGIIEKDLRAISSFLGTKPYLMGDEPTEVDAAVFGQLSELCWANHDSYLHRIVTVDCPNLQAYCSRIRDRYWPDWDQLTKKTKKDQ from the exons ATGGCAACGGCAGGACATGGGTCTCCCACCGAAGTAGAGCAGGATCGCCATGATGGGTCTCTCATCGGGGTTTCCCATATTGACTTTGACCACACATCAAACAATGCTGAAGACCAGACAGCAGACAGAAAGGTCAACTTGAGTAGTGCAGCTAGTAAGCATTcaggagaaaagccctacaagtgtgaccgcTCTGACTTTTCTACAGCAACGAAATCTCACTTAGATGATCTATCAACTCAAATCGgcgacaaaccctacaagtgtggggagtgtgggtacagaacagctcaaatgtctgacttatcccgacatatgagaactcatactggagacaaaccctacaagtgcgaccagtgtgactattctgcggtGCACAAAAGTAATGTAGACAaccatatagcagcaaaacacagtggtgagaagccctacatgtgtggggagtgtgggtacagaacagctcTAAAGTCTACCTTATTGCAACATATCAGAATCcataccggagaaaaaccctacaagtgctaCCAGTGCGACCATTCTGCTTCACGGAAATCCAGTTTGGATATgcatatagcagcaaaacacacacgtgaaaaaccctacaagtgtgaccggtGCGACTATTCTTCAACACAGAAAACCCATCTTCGCTaccatatagcagcaaaacatGGTGGTGAGaatccctacatgtgtggggagtgtggatacaggacagctcaaaagtgTCACTTATCTGagcatatgagaacccacacaagtgaaaaaaactacaaatgtgacctgtgCGACTATTCGGCAGCACAGAGATCGGCTTTGGTCACACATACACAACGACATCACACTGATGAAAAACCCtttaagtgtgaggagtgtgggtTTAGAACAACTCATAAATCTAAGCTATCAATACATATGCGaacccatactggagaaaaaccctacaagtgtgaccagtgtgactattctgctgcagtgaaATCCCATTTGGACCAGCATCGCACAaaacacacgggtgagaaaccctacaagtgtgaccagtgtgactattctgcagcacagaaggTCCTCCTGGACAACCAtacagcagcaaaacacactggtgagaaaccctacatgtgtggggagtgtgggttcagaacaACTACAAAATCTAAGTTATCAATACACTTGTTaacccatactggagaaaaaccctacaagtgtgacaagtgcgactattctgcaacacggaaatccactttggaccagCATCGCACAAAACACAcgggtgacaaaccctacatgtgtggggagtgtgggtacaggtcagcTCAAAAGTCcaccttatcccaacatatgagaacccacacgggagaaaaaccctacaagtgtgaccagtgtgactattctgcagcacggaaatccactttggacgaACATAGGGCAACAACGCACACTgatgaaaaaccctacatgtgtgaaaagtgtgggtacaagacagCTCGGAAGTCTGACCTGTCTAAACACatgactagaaag CACAACATTTT GGGTCTTGTGCGGAACAGGTGGATCGACAACTTTGACCAGCTGCAGGACCTGTTTGAGGTACCGTGGGCGGTCATGTTCTTCTTGAGGTCAGTCAGGGGCAAGATTCGGCAGACCATGTGGGGTCATGGCCTCGGCCGCCACTCTAAGGAGGAACAGGAAGGCATCATTGAGAAAGATCTCCGGGCCATCTCAAGTTTTCTAG GTACTAAACCTTATCTGATGGGAGATGAGCCTACTGAGGTAGATGCAGCAGTGTTTGGGCAGCTTTCGGAGCTTTGTTGGGCTAACCATGACTCCTACCTACACAGGATTGTCACTGTGGACTGTCCCAACCTGCAGGCATACTGCAGCCGTATCAGGGACCGCTATTGGCCAGACTGGGACCAGCTGACTAAGAAAACTAAAAAGGACCAATGA
- the LOC118403779 gene encoding gastrula zinc finger protein XlCGF8.2DB-like, with protein MATSGYGSHTEVDHNRHHGYPTEVCHIDNDPTSSNANDQAADQNFNLHSASEHAGEKPYKCVQCDYSTAEKGNLARHVRTKHTGDKRYMCGECGYRVAEKSKLSRHMKIHTGERSYKCDQCDYSAARKYQLDQHRTKHTGEKPYMCGECGYRTVQRSKLSRHMRIHTGEKPFKCDQCDYSAARKVTLVTHQATHTGDKPYMCGECGFRTAQRSKLSRHMRTHTGEKPYKCDQCEYSAAEKSSLNNHLAKHTGEKPYMCGECGYRTARKSSLSRHMRTHTRE; from the coding sequence ATGGCAACGTCAGGATATGGGTCTCACACCGAAGTAGACCATAATCGCCATCATGGGTATCCCACCGAGGTTTGTCATATTGACAACGACCCAACATCAAGCAATGCAAACGATCAGGCAGCAGACCAAAATTTCAACTTGCATAGTGCTAGTGAGCATGcaggagaaaagccctacaaatgtgtccagtgtgattattctacAGCAGAGAAAGGCAATTTGGCCAGACATGTTAGaacaaagcacactggtgacaaacgctacatgtgtggggagtgtgggtacagggtgGCTGAAAAGTCTAAGTTGTCCAGAcatatgaaaatccatacaggagagaggtcctacaagtgtgaccagtgcgactattctgcagcacggaaataCCAGTTGGACCAGCATCGTAcaaaacataccggtgagaaaccctacatgtgtggggagtgtgggtacaggacagttcaAAGGTCTAagttatcccgacatatgagaatccatactggagagaaaccctttaagtgtgaccagtgtgactattctgcagcaaggaAAGTCACTTTGGTTACTCATCAAGCAACTCACACCggggacaaaccctacatgtgtggagagtgtgggttcagaacaGCTCAAAGGTCTAagttatcccgacatatgagaacccatactggagagaaaccctacaagtgtgaccagtgcgagtATTCTGCAGCAGAGAAATCAAGTTTGAACAACCATTTAGCAAagcacaccggcgagaaaccatacatgtgtggagagtgtgggtacaggacagctcggaagtcATCCTTGTctagacacatgagaacccatacaagAGAATGA
- the LOC118403777 gene encoding zinc finger protein 239-like, with amino-acid sequence MATAGHGSHTGVEQNRCDGSPAEVSQIADDSKSSDAGDHTAAQKVNLKNAGEKPFMCVECGYRTADRSNFSVHMRTHTGDKPYMCGECGYRAVHWSKLSRHMRIHTGEKPYKCDQCAYSASRKYHLDYHIATKHGGDKPYMCGECGYRTVEKSKLSVHMRTHTGEKPYKCGECGFRAALKSDLARHMRTHTGEKPYKCDQCDYSATQKSSVDIHKAAIHSGEKPYMCDECGYRAAQKCDLSKHMRTHTGEKPYKCDQCGYSAADLTNLATHMRTHTGEKPFMCGECGYRAAQRANLSRHMRTHKLQ; translated from the coding sequence ATGGCAACAGCAGGACACGGATCTCACACTGGAGTAGAGCAGAACCGCTGTGATGGGTCTCCCGCCGAGGTTTCTCAAATTGCCGATGACAGCAAATCAAGCGATGCTGGAGATCACACGGCAGCACAGAAAGTCAACTTAAAAAacgctggtgagaaacccttcatgtgtgtggaatgtgggtacaggacagctgataGGTCTAACTTTTCCGTACACATGAGGACCCATACaggagataaaccctacatgtgtggggagtgtgggtaccggGCAGTTCATTGGTCAAAGTTATCCCggcatatgagaatccatactggagaaaaaccctacaagtgtgaccagtgcgcgTATTCCGCAAGCCGCAAATACCACCTTGACTACcacatagcaacaaaacacggtggtgataaaccctacatgtgtggggagtgtgggtaccgaACAGTTGAAAAGTCTAAGttatccgtacatatgagaacccatactggagaaaaaccctacaagtgtggggagtgtggattcAGGGCAGCTCTAAAGTCTGACTTAGCCcggcatatgagaacccatacaggagaaaaaccctacaagtgtgaccagtgtgactattctgctacccAGAAATCTTCTGTGGACATCCATAAAGCAGCAATACACagtggcgagaaaccctacatgtgtgatgaaTGTGGATACAGGGCAGCTCAAAAGTGTGACTtgtccaaacatatgagaacccatacaggagaaaaaccctacaagtgtgaccagtgtggctattctgctgcagatttGACCAATTTGGCCACACATATGAGAacgcacaccggtgagaaaccttttatgtgtggggagtgcgggtacagggcggctcaaaGGGCTAACTTGTctagacacatgagaacccataaaCTACAGTGA